In the genome of Treponema pedis, one region contains:
- a CDS encoding DUF2715 domain-containing protein: MKKIIFILAALCCAATLPAFNLSDISGDVSIGYMNHTMVTTYNSETIKQQIEVPLQTALGTGSLTLADQKSTDVYNAFVAGLSLKISYLYLNLGAGFPSKSLPTGFDPLGAKLKAFNVSDKIKGSVIIDGLLGAGVTLFKNTPFNIVLGGGLGVNYIRTKRDLPEAFVKTIVNDKGEAIAKQFTEIRSTASIGVGADIGIRYYFTKNIGVSFDIKDTVYFLPVMNQRYYNGTLVNGQAVTYKITKEQKQDIKSLIKYQWSNNFTARLGIAWKL; encoded by the coding sequence TTTTTATTTTGGCGGCATTATGCTGTGCGGCTACCTTACCGGCATTTAATTTAAGCGATATTTCAGGCGATGTAAGTATAGGCTATATGAACCATACTATGGTTACCACCTACAATTCCGAAACCATTAAACAGCAGATTGAAGTTCCTCTTCAAACCGCATTGGGAACAGGCAGTCTTACATTAGCCGACCAAAAATCGACCGATGTATATAATGCCTTTGTTGCGGGGTTAAGCTTAAAAATAAGTTATCTTTATCTCAATTTAGGAGCGGGCTTTCCTTCAAAATCGCTGCCCACAGGCTTTGACCCGTTGGGAGCAAAACTTAAAGCCTTTAATGTTTCCGATAAAATAAAAGGCTCCGTAATTATAGACGGTTTACTCGGCGCCGGAGTTACCCTTTTTAAAAACACTCCGTTTAATATCGTTCTCGGAGGCGGTTTAGGTGTAAACTATATTAGAACAAAAAGAGATTTGCCGGAGGCTTTTGTAAAAACTATAGTGAACGACAAAGGGGAAGCGATTGCAAAACAGTTTACCGAAATAAGGTCTACTGCAAGTATAGGAGTAGGCGCGGATATAGGTATCAGATACTACTTTACTAAAAATATCGGAGTTTCTTTCGATATAAAAGATACCGTATATTTTTTACCTGTAATGAACCAGCGATATTATAACGGAACCCTTGTCAACGGACAAGCGGTTACTTACAAAATTACAAAAGAGCAAAAACAGGACATTAAATCTTTAATTAAATACCAGTGGTCCAATAATTTTACCGCCCGCTTGGGTATTGCATGGAAGCTGTAA